A single Silvibacterium dinghuense DNA region contains:
- a CDS encoding ABC transporter ATP-binding protein, whose protein sequence is MAEEDKKKQAQQQDDEVVGKAYDARLMRRLLKYLYPYKWAAVVSVIAILIKAVCDVLGPYLMEVAIDRYMTRHVGSLTEAKGAFLARWLSNDAATGITQIAMIYLGALLVSYLLEFVQTYLMQWTGQKIMFDMRKQIFGHLQSMHIGFYDRNPVGRLVTRLTSDVDALNEMFTSGVFAIFEDVFVLAGIIFVMLRMKWWLALLTFAVLPLILIATRIFRKYVRDSYRRIRSAIAKINSYTQEHITGMSLVQLFNRQDRAFRDFEAVNRTHMEAFKDSILAYALYYPAVEIFSSVAIALVIWMGGRGVMRGAVTVGVLVAFIQYAQRFFRPIQDLSEKYNILQAAMAASERVFKLLDTAPEIVSPAHPKQGDGSGSIEFRGVWFTYQRLSDEQRAKIATASETELAAMEEIEWILRGVSFTVQPGQTAAIVGHTGAGKSTIISLAMRFYDVQRGAVLIDGLDAREHDLRTLREHFGVVLQDPVLFSGTIADNIRLGTERITYEQMHIAAEQVNVHDFIQSLPKQYEEPLRERGNSLSTGQKQLINFARALAHDPRVLILDEATSSVDTDTEIRVRLALERMIVGRTSIVIAHRLSTVQRADTILVMHKGQLREMGTHQELLAQHGLYWKLYRLQYKDQELGLPADGLTPPLLAGAD, encoded by the coding sequence ATGGCAGAAGAGGACAAAAAAAAACAGGCGCAACAGCAGGATGATGAAGTTGTCGGCAAGGCATACGATGCCCGGCTGATGCGCCGGCTGTTGAAGTACCTCTATCCATACAAGTGGGCAGCTGTCGTATCGGTGATCGCAATTCTGATCAAGGCCGTCTGCGATGTGCTCGGGCCATACCTGATGGAAGTGGCGATCGACCGTTACATGACGCGGCATGTGGGATCGCTGACAGAGGCGAAGGGCGCGTTTCTGGCGCGCTGGCTGAGCAATGACGCAGCAACAGGGATCACTCAAATTGCGATGATCTACCTGGGCGCGCTGCTGGTCAGCTACCTGCTTGAGTTCGTGCAGACCTACCTGATGCAGTGGACCGGCCAGAAGATTATGTTCGACATGCGCAAGCAGATCTTCGGCCACCTGCAGTCGATGCATATCGGCTTTTATGACCGCAACCCGGTAGGCCGGCTGGTCACGCGGCTGACGAGCGACGTAGACGCCCTGAACGAGATGTTTACTTCAGGCGTCTTCGCCATCTTCGAAGATGTCTTCGTCCTAGCGGGCATCATCTTCGTCATGCTGCGCATGAAATGGTGGCTGGCGCTGTTGACCTTCGCCGTGCTGCCGCTAATCCTCATCGCCACGCGCATCTTCCGCAAGTATGTGCGCGACTCCTACCGCCGTATCCGCTCTGCCATCGCGAAAATCAATAGCTACACGCAGGAACACATCACCGGCATGAGCCTGGTGCAGCTCTTCAATCGCCAGGATCGCGCCTTCCGCGACTTTGAAGCGGTGAACCGCACGCACATGGAGGCATTCAAGGATTCGATCCTTGCCTACGCGTTGTACTATCCCGCGGTGGAAATCTTCAGCTCTGTGGCCATTGCCCTCGTGATCTGGATGGGCGGACGCGGCGTGATGCGCGGGGCGGTCACAGTGGGCGTGCTGGTGGCGTTCATCCAATACGCGCAGCGCTTTTTCCGGCCAATCCAGGATCTGAGCGAAAAGTACAACATCCTGCAGGCGGCCATGGCGGCGAGCGAGCGGGTCTTCAAGCTGCTCGACACCGCGCCGGAGATTGTCTCCCCAGCACATCCGAAGCAGGGCGACGGCTCGGGCTCCATCGAGTTCCGCGGTGTCTGGTTCACCTATCAACGATTGAGCGACGAGCAGCGGGCAAAGATCGCTACCGCGAGCGAGACCGAGCTGGCAGCGATGGAGGAGATCGAGTGGATCCTGCGCGGCGTTTCATTCACGGTGCAGCCAGGACAGACGGCGGCCATCGTGGGACACACGGGTGCGGGCAAGTCGACGATCATCAGCCTGGCCATGCGTTTCTATGATGTGCAGCGTGGCGCCGTACTTATCGATGGGCTCGATGCGCGCGAACATGATCTGCGCACACTGCGCGAGCATTTCGGCGTGGTCCTGCAGGACCCGGTGCTCTTCAGCGGCACGATCGCCGACAATATCCGGCTGGGGACGGAGCGGATCACCTACGAACAGATGCATATTGCCGCCGAACAGGTGAATGTGCACGACTTTATCCAGTCTCTGCCGAAACAATATGAGGAGCCGCTGCGCGAGCGAGGCAACTCGCTTTCGACCGGGCAGAAGCAGCTCATCAACTTTGCACGAGCGCTGGCGCATGACCCGCGGGTGCTGATCCTCGATGAGGCAACTTCGTCTGTCGATACGGACACAGAGATACGCGTGCGGCTTGCGCTGGAGCGGATGATTGTCGGCCGCACCTCGATTGTGATCGCGCACCGCCTCTCGACAGTGCAGCGAGCGGACACGATCCTGGTGATGCATAAAGGACAACTGCGCGAGATGGGCACTCACCAGGAGCTGCTGGCCCAGCATGGACTTTACTGGAAGCTCTATCGGCTACAGTACAAAGACCAGGAACTGGGATTGCCTGCAGATGGACTGACGCCGCCGCTGCTGGCCGGCGCGGATTGA
- a CDS encoding NAD(P)-dependent oxidoreductase, which translates to MTKIAFLGLGAMGSRMAKNILDAGFELTVWNRTASAAEDLVKAGARQANSPKSAADGAEIVIAMVTDDVVSSDLWTDEATGALAGMNAGSIAVEMSTLTPEWVAKLKEKASARGVALVDAPVSGSLPQAEGRQLVVMAGGDTEAFETVKPVLSAIGPTHHVGASGQGAALKLAVNALMGIQITAWAEMLGFLGKQGLDTHKTMDLLATMPVCSPLAAGMSRLMLAQDYAPRFTNALLAKDFRYFKQTTGNEKTPIADAASAVYQRAAEEMGHENVTAVIRFYE; encoded by the coding sequence ATGACGAAGATTGCCTTCCTGGGGCTGGGCGCGATGGGTTCGCGCATGGCAAAGAACATCCTCGACGCAGGATTCGAACTGACGGTATGGAACCGCACCGCTTCTGCGGCAGAGGATCTGGTCAAAGCAGGAGCGCGGCAGGCCAACTCACCGAAGAGTGCGGCAGACGGTGCGGAAATTGTCATCGCGATGGTTACGGATGATGTGGTCTCCTCCGATCTCTGGACTGACGAAGCAACCGGCGCCCTGGCAGGCATGAACGCAGGATCGATTGCGGTAGAAATGAGCACGCTGACGCCGGAGTGGGTAGCGAAGCTGAAAGAGAAGGCTTCCGCACGCGGCGTGGCGCTGGTGGATGCACCGGTCTCCGGCTCCCTGCCTCAGGCGGAGGGACGGCAACTGGTAGTCATGGCCGGCGGAGATACTGAGGCGTTCGAAACGGTAAAGCCGGTACTCTCAGCAATCGGCCCGACGCACCACGTGGGCGCGAGCGGACAGGGCGCAGCGTTGAAGCTGGCGGTCAATGCGCTGATGGGCATTCAGATCACGGCATGGGCTGAGATGCTGGGCTTTCTCGGCAAGCAGGGGCTCGACACGCATAAGACCATGGACTTGCTGGCGACCATGCCGGTGTGTAGTCCACTAGCCGCTGGCATGTCCAGACTGATGCTGGCGCAGGACTATGCTCCACGCTTCACCAATGCCCTGCTGGCAAAGGATTTCCGCTACTTCAAGCAGACGACCGGCAATGAGAAAACGCCGATCGCCGATGCGGCATCTGCCGTATACCAGCGAGCCGCCGAAGAGATGGGCCACGAAAATGTAACTGCCGTGATTCGTTTTTACGAATAA
- a CDS encoding SDR family NAD(P)-dependent oxidoreductase, protein MDLGLKGKRALVTGSTAGIGLAIAKELAAEGATVWINGRTQARVDEALLQVKGDAKGVAADLATAEGAKKLFAEVKDIDILVNNLGIFETKPFLEIEDAEWLRFLETNVLSGVRVTRQYLPGMLERKWGRVLFISSESGIQIPEEMVHYGVTKAAQIALARGIAETIPGSGVTVNSLLPGPTESEGVTAMVAKIAKDKGITPEQVEKDFIRDARPSSLIKRLARVEEVAAMAVYLCSEQASATNGAPVRVDGGVVKSAY, encoded by the coding sequence ATGGATTTGGGGCTGAAGGGCAAGCGCGCTCTGGTGACTGGATCGACTGCCGGCATTGGCCTGGCGATTGCGAAAGAGCTGGCCGCCGAAGGCGCAACGGTATGGATAAACGGACGCACACAGGCGCGTGTGGATGAGGCTTTGCTGCAGGTAAAAGGCGATGCGAAGGGCGTAGCAGCCGATCTCGCTACCGCAGAAGGCGCAAAAAAGCTGTTTGCCGAAGTAAAGGACATCGACATTCTGGTGAACAACCTTGGCATCTTCGAAACGAAACCATTCCTTGAAATCGAAGATGCAGAATGGCTGCGATTCCTTGAGACAAATGTGCTGAGTGGCGTGCGCGTAACGCGGCAATATCTGCCCGGCATGCTTGAGCGCAAGTGGGGCCGAGTACTCTTCATCTCCAGCGAGAGTGGCATCCAGATCCCGGAAGAGATGGTGCACTACGGCGTCACGAAAGCGGCACAAATCGCATTGGCGCGCGGTATCGCAGAAACGATTCCGGGCAGCGGCGTCACAGTGAACAGCCTGCTTCCGGGCCCTACGGAGAGCGAAGGTGTAACTGCAATGGTTGCGAAGATTGCGAAGGACAAAGGCATCACACCCGAGCAGGTGGAGAAAGACTTTATCCGCGACGCGCGCCCCTCGAGTCTGATCAAGCGGCTGGCCAGGGTCGAAGAAGTAGCGGCAATGGCCGTGTACCTGTGCAGCGAGCAGGCCAGTGCGACAAACGGCGCGCCGGTGCGCGTGGATGGCGGCGTGGTTAAGAGCGCCTACTAA
- a CDS encoding phosphatase PAP2 family protein, whose protein sequence is MSLRSFALLLLATATLAAAQTTTTQPDCGLTHLQVCALHVAQDEAGIVTAPFHVNSNALYWVVPFGVATGVALDQDQNALEAVGVHPTREKDFGRFSDYGGIYGPSAAVGVGYIAGSMTHNDHLRETAVLAGEAMADSIILNTGLGYAIDRQTPLEGDGTGRFWPHGLRTWPDGQSMPSDHSVLVWSFAHVVASEYNGWATRLIVYSLATGVSGSRVMARDHFPSDVLVGAGLGYFIGGYVMHRRSERSDWGHFSLSAVSTPNGRGIGLNIRP, encoded by the coding sequence ATGTCTCTTCGCTCTTTTGCATTGCTCCTTCTGGCGACAGCCACTCTGGCTGCCGCACAGACCACGACAACGCAGCCGGACTGCGGCCTGACCCATCTGCAGGTATGCGCGCTGCATGTCGCACAGGATGAGGCCGGCATTGTCACGGCGCCTTTCCATGTCAATAGCAATGCACTTTACTGGGTAGTTCCCTTCGGAGTCGCCACAGGCGTAGCGCTCGACCAGGACCAAAACGCTCTCGAGGCCGTAGGGGTACATCCCACGCGGGAAAAGGATTTCGGCCGCTTCTCGGACTATGGCGGAATTTATGGCCCCTCGGCGGCCGTGGGGGTGGGATACATCGCCGGCAGCATGACGCATAACGATCACCTGCGCGAAACCGCGGTGCTGGCAGGCGAGGCGATGGCGGATTCGATCATCCTGAACACCGGCCTGGGCTATGCCATTGACCGGCAGACGCCGCTCGAAGGCGACGGCACGGGGCGCTTCTGGCCGCATGGGCTGAGAACATGGCCCGATGGCCAGTCGATGCCCTCTGATCACTCGGTACTGGTGTGGTCATTCGCGCATGTGGTCGCCAGCGAGTACAACGGCTGGGCCACGCGGCTGATCGTCTACTCGCTGGCCACCGGGGTTTCCGGTTCGCGCGTGATGGCGCGCGACCACTTCCCCTCTGACGTTCTGGTAGGCGCGGGCCTCGGCTATTTTATCGGCGGATACGTCATGCATCGGCGATCGGAGCGGAGCGACTGGGGCCACTTCAGCCTCTCAGCCGTCTCCACTCCGAACGGGCGTGGTATCGGGCTGAACATCCGCCCCTGA